The Rhodoflexus caldus genome has a segment encoding these proteins:
- the dnaG gene encoding DNA primase produces the protein MKIADATIDAVRQLPADTVIGYYQTIKKQSGGRYTGLCQFHDDHNEGSFYVFERTNSYKCFACGEGGDPIKYVMQLKRMSFYEAIADIASNAGIAVEYEQRPNGTSPEEYKKQQQVRAKAEKALAYAQEYFTKHKAAAAEYLKGRDFTDETIDFFGIGYAPEGSFFTDLKKEVLKKVDLVREKEGRSYDTLRNRVTIPLHDRNGMLIGFSGRAIAPDAKAKYINPTDTLLYRKSYTLYNLNRAEKAIREKDAVYIVEGYPNVWRAHQEGIHNVVATCGTALTDEQIKLLLRYTKKIVLVYDGDEAGAKAFERSLNLLLAAGANVRMIPMPAGMDLDDVLRNPLAVEGWNTVLAQNEITWYDYYIRRWKANQANGEDVTANIEFINHLANLLLLVPDLTAANAYADKLSQEIKGLKTTYRARIKEKEEQQKKQAKNDAEENRRVISSELGTWIMNSRGNMQKVSDFKISLLYQLVIPNTEDCDWVLEVKRQNQEAEIVVINNKDIISTIAIETAFYAKRYAIDIDAKQARYLRAYLLEQGLKVALRVDKLGYDPTSGFFFYSNVAYDPVNRKLLAPNALNIIDTPKQGYFMPYTDEEKAGKDKVIIRHEDSALAFDDIARFIVESWSRTESLALCFYVATVYMDIIIKRLRNFPILFLKGPGGSGKSELSKLLMDFAGRGVGDKLSVGANSSTAAMKELFAAYSNICVHLEDYSRASNIGELSDFLVLLFDRNFRKTMDMENRKSVKLMEPAASCVVSSNKPPLEDGSEALQSRLIYIQMKQNVRDPESKLKFIKRREDLKSKSWTTVNNYLLNHRAVVEKEFDKLYRHFVDMMSKHFKRKDMAVNDRVIASYATILSPISALESAGLVPNFLGGHTLTEELFYIALENVEKQYTSLMEQSPLQIFWETVQQLVEEYRTAERQAATWKDKDGNERTNKVPYNVALIYPGSHYQIWSWHEVKGERLIDEEVLRFNINILHSKYEQRMKALGKVPATKNQLKDMLREHKSYVPDVSEHYIKYKKLPEEGGGDASLMSYILKYKDLQEDFGLDLGY, from the coding sequence ATGAAAATAGCTGATGCAACCATAGACGCGGTGCGGCAACTGCCCGCCGATACGGTCATCGGCTACTACCAGACAATCAAAAAACAGTCCGGTGGCAGGTACACCGGACTGTGCCAGTTCCACGATGACCACAACGAAGGTAGTTTCTATGTATTTGAGCGCACCAACTCTTACAAGTGCTTTGCCTGCGGAGAGGGCGGCGACCCGATAAAATACGTCATGCAGCTAAAACGCATGAGCTTCTACGAAGCAATCGCCGACATAGCAAGCAATGCGGGCATCGCGGTAGAGTATGAGCAACGACCAAACGGCACCAGCCCGGAAGAGTATAAGAAGCAGCAGCAGGTACGCGCCAAAGCCGAAAAGGCACTTGCATATGCGCAAGAGTATTTTACCAAGCACAAAGCAGCTGCCGCCGAGTACCTGAAAGGGCGTGATTTTACCGATGAAACGATTGACTTTTTCGGTATCGGCTATGCGCCCGAAGGCAGCTTTTTTACAGACCTCAAAAAAGAAGTTCTGAAAAAGGTTGATTTGGTGCGCGAAAAAGAGGGTAGGAGCTACGACACCTTGCGCAACCGCGTAACTATTCCGTTGCACGACCGCAACGGAATGTTAATCGGTTTTTCGGGTAGAGCGATTGCGCCAGACGCAAAGGCAAAGTATATCAACCCGACCGATACCCTGCTGTATCGGAAAAGCTACACGCTGTACAACCTCAACCGCGCAGAAAAAGCCATCCGCGAAAAGGACGCTGTCTATATTGTAGAGGGCTACCCCAACGTGTGGCGCGCACATCAGGAAGGCATACACAATGTTGTAGCAACCTGCGGCACTGCCCTCACCGACGAGCAAATCAAACTGCTGTTGCGCTACACCAAAAAGATTGTACTGGTGTACGACGGCGACGAGGCAGGCGCAAAAGCCTTTGAGCGTTCGCTCAATCTGCTGCTTGCAGCCGGTGCCAATGTGCGCATGATTCCAATGCCTGCGGGTATGGATTTAGACGACGTACTACGCAATCCGCTTGCCGTAGAAGGTTGGAATACCGTGCTTGCCCAGAACGAAATCACCTGGTACGATTACTACATCAGGCGATGGAAAGCAAACCAAGCCAACGGCGAAGACGTAACCGCAAACATTGAGTTCATCAATCACCTGGCAAATTTGCTGTTACTCGTCCCTGATCTGACAGCGGCCAACGCCTATGCCGACAAACTGTCGCAGGAAATCAAAGGTCTGAAAACGACCTACCGCGCGCGAATCAAGGAGAAAGAAGAGCAGCAAAAGAAGCAGGCAAAAAACGATGCGGAAGAAAACCGCCGCGTTATCAGCTCCGAACTCGGCACATGGATTATGAACAGCAGAGGCAACATGCAAAAGGTGTCTGACTTCAAAATCAGCCTGCTTTATCAGCTTGTCATCCCGAACACGGAAGATTGCGATTGGGTACTGGAAGTAAAGCGGCAGAATCAGGAAGCTGAAATCGTGGTTATCAACAACAAGGATATTATTTCCACGATTGCGATTGAAACCGCCTTTTACGCCAAGCGCTACGCGATTGATATTGACGCGAAACAAGCACGCTACCTGCGTGCATACCTCTTGGAACAGGGTTTAAAAGTTGCCCTTCGGGTAGATAAGTTAGGCTATGACCCAACATCAGGCTTTTTCTTCTATTCCAATGTTGCGTATGATCCGGTGAACCGCAAGCTGTTAGCGCCCAATGCGCTCAACATCATCGACACGCCGAAACAGGGCTATTTTATGCCCTATACAGACGAGGAAAAGGCAGGCAAAGACAAGGTGATTATCCGCCACGAGGACAGCGCCCTGGCATTTGACGACATCGCACGATTTATCGTGGAGAGCTGGAGCCGCACAGAGTCACTGGCGCTTTGCTTCTATGTGGCTACTGTCTATATGGACATTATCATCAAACGGCTGCGCAACTTCCCGATTCTGTTTTTGAAAGGCCCTGGCGGTTCGGGAAAGTCAGAGCTTTCAAAGCTGCTCATGGACTTTGCAGGCCGTGGGGTAGGTGATAAGCTGTCTGTCGGTGCAAACTCTTCTACCGCAGCAATGAAAGAACTCTTCGCCGCTTACAGTAACATCTGCGTGCATTTGGAGGACTACTCACGCGCAAGTAACATCGGCGAGCTGTCGGACTTTCTTGTACTGCTGTTTGACCGGAATTTCCGCAAAACCATGGACATGGAAAACCGCAAGTCCGTAAAGCTAATGGAGCCGGCAGCAAGCTGCGTAGTATCGTCAAACAAGCCGCCGCTCGAGGATGGTTCAGAGGCCTTGCAAAGCCGCCTGATTTACATTCAAATGAAGCAGAACGTCCGCGACCCTGAAAGCAAGTTGAAGTTTATCAAGCGCCGCGAAGACTTGAAATCAAAATCATGGACAACGGTTAATAACTACCTGCTGAATCATAGGGCAGTTGTAGAAAAGGAGTTTGACAAACTCTACCGCCACTTTGTAGACATGATGTCCAAGCACTTTAAGCGCAAGGATATGGCCGTTAATGACCGCGTGATTGCTTCGTATGCTACTATTCTTTCACCGATTTCTGCGCTGGAGTCTGCGGGGTTAGTGCCCAACTTTTTGGGCGGCCACACCCTCACCGAAGAGCTGTTTTACATCGCGCTTGAGAACGTAGAAAAGCAATATACCAGCCTGATGGAGCAATCGCCGCTGCAAATTTTCTGGGAAACCGTGCAGCAGTTGGTGGAAGAGTACCGCACCGCAGAGCGGCAGGCGGCCACGTGGAAGGACAAAGACGGCAACGAGCGCACCAACAAAGTGCCTTACAATGTGGCTCTTATCTATCCGGGTAGTCATTACCAGATTTGGAGCTGGCACGAAGTGAAAGGCGAACGCCTGATTGATGAGGAAGTTTTGCGCTTCAACATCAACATTCTGCACTCAAAGTACGAGCAGCGGATGAAAGCCCTGGGCAAAGTGCCTGCCACGAAAAACCAACTCAAAGACATGCTGCGCGAGCACAAAAGTTACGTGCCGGACGTATCGGAGCACTACATTAAGTACAAGAAGCTGCCCGAAGAAGGCGGCGGCGATGCGTCGCTGATGTCGTACATCCTGAAATACAAGGACTTACAAGAAGACTTCGGGCTTGACCTGGGGTACTAA
- a CDS encoding D-Ala-D-Ala carboxypeptidase family metallohydrolase translates to MYQLTDFDSPDAQGSGERYMDRNHVAMLNRAGKAAGFYPKINSGYRTPAHNAKVGGAESSCHMEGKASDLSVRTRSDFDRIAPALVAVGFRRFGVASTFLHVDNCSRSEAVWTYGGGAEIDYRNKRIRELLGQQWYLADMLGEEERGDRPWLRVILLVLFAAMLYYYFFVLKGRF, encoded by the coding sequence ATGTATCAATTAACCGATTTTGATTCACCCGATGCGCAAGGTTCGGGCGAGCGCTACATGGACAGAAATCACGTAGCAATGCTTAACCGTGCCGGAAAAGCAGCAGGTTTTTATCCAAAAATAAATTCCGGATACAGGACACCGGCGCACAATGCAAAAGTAGGAGGAGCAGAAAGCTCATGTCATATGGAAGGCAAGGCAAGCGATTTGAGCGTGCGCACTCGTTCGGATTTCGACCGTATAGCACCTGCGCTGGTGGCAGTTGGTTTCAGGCGCTTTGGTGTTGCTTCTACCTTTTTGCATGTGGACAATTGCTCGCGGTCAGAGGCAGTTTGGACATACGGCGGCGGTGCTGAAATAGACTATCGCAATAAACGCATACGTGAACTGCTTGGGCAGCAGTGGTACTTGGCTGACATGCTTGGAGAAGAGGAACGTGGCGACCGGCCTTGGCTGCGGGTAATCCTTCTCGTGTTGTTTGCCGCTATGCTTTATTACTACTTTTTTGTGCTGAAAGGCCGTTTTTAG
- a CDS encoding DUF6712 family protein, whose protein sequence is MTLFKTDEELQQVFPAATSGLSVTTVQPYLDDAVITHILPIVDAKQFLKLLELYESDKLSNVQKTAWAHIQSAAAKFAAISYMPFAAMQISDGGAVAVETGERRSLFKYEKAQAIEETERLAYSALNLLLLHMEQHEAVFDIWRDSPAYNVIKNSLLPNADVFSKHADIRNSRTLFFRLRVVIQRREMQLLRAAVGAKLAKVVQENVSAPSPAREIKALFDYLRTYLANRILADSMNVLQVDFVRAGLLSFAANSSDQSSELKAADPRVLQNVYDELHETSQAALADLHNYIADNQDDYPLYKIGAEMSEDNRKTFWMI, encoded by the coding sequence ATGACATTATTCAAAACAGATGAGGAGTTGCAACAGGTATTCCCTGCCGCAACATCCGGATTAAGCGTTACAACCGTACAGCCGTATCTGGACGATGCAGTCATTACCCACATCTTGCCAATCGTTGATGCCAAACAGTTTCTCAAACTGCTTGAGCTGTACGAGTCAGACAAGTTGAGCAATGTACAAAAAACAGCGTGGGCACATATCCAATCTGCCGCAGCGAAGTTTGCCGCTATCAGCTATATGCCATTTGCCGCAATGCAGATTTCCGACGGCGGCGCTGTTGCTGTTGAAACAGGCGAACGCCGCAGCCTTTTCAAATACGAAAAAGCCCAGGCGATTGAGGAGACGGAGCGCCTTGCATACAGCGCACTAAACCTGCTGCTGTTGCACATGGAGCAGCACGAGGCTGTATTTGACATTTGGCGCGATTCACCCGCCTACAATGTTATCAAAAACAGCCTGTTGCCCAATGCCGACGTTTTCAGCAAGCATGCCGACATCCGCAACAGTCGTACCCTGTTCTTTCGTCTGCGCGTTGTTATCCAACGCCGCGAAATGCAGCTTTTGCGCGCCGCTGTTGGTGCCAAACTGGCCAAAGTTGTGCAAGAAAATGTTTCTGCCCCATCGCCCGCACGCGAAATCAAAGCGCTGTTTGACTACCTGCGCACCTACCTTGCCAACCGCATACTGGCCGACAGTATGAATGTTTTGCAGGTTGATTTTGTCAGAGCCGGCCTCCTGAGCTTTGCTGCCAACAGCTCCGACCAATCGTCCGAACTAAAAGCCGCCGACCCGCGTGTGTTGCAAAACGTCTACGACGAATTGCACGAAACTTCGCAGGCTGCGCTGGCCGATTTGCACAACTACATAGCCGACAATCAGGACGATTACCCGCTTTACAAAATCGGCGCTGAAATGTCCGAAGACAACCGAAAAACCTTTTGGATGATATGA
- a CDS encoding ArdC family protein has protein sequence MEKPKTDLYQEVTDKILSLLEQGVAPWRQTWKTSDVPRNFANKKPYTGINVWLLAMLPYERPLFLTYKQALQMGGQVRKGEKGHKVIFWKVTEAKDPQTGEMKQVFLLRYYTVFNVAQVAGIKELLPALPEPPSETQKTANCKAIINNMPNPPKLQHGGAQAYYMPLTDLVQMPPLTSFESKEAYFSTLFHEYAHATGHPKRLNRLEIATSGKSFFGSEDYSKEELTAELTASFLCNIAGIENARLIENSAAYIANWLQKLRNDKRMIITAAQQAKRATEYILANNITPTADDASPDESN, from the coding sequence ATGGAAAAACCTAAAACAGACCTCTATCAAGAGGTTACAGATAAGATATTGTCTTTGTTAGAACAGGGAGTAGCCCCATGGCGTCAAACTTGGAAAACATCAGATGTTCCCCGCAATTTCGCCAACAAAAAGCCCTACACAGGTATAAATGTTTGGTTGCTTGCCATGCTACCCTATGAACGCCCATTATTTTTAACCTATAAACAAGCCCTACAAATGGGCGGACAGGTACGCAAAGGAGAAAAAGGCCATAAGGTTATTTTTTGGAAAGTTACCGAAGCCAAAGACCCCCAAACTGGAGAAATGAAGCAGGTATTTTTGTTGCGTTACTACACTGTTTTCAATGTGGCACAGGTTGCAGGCATCAAAGAGCTACTGCCAGCACTGCCAGAGCCACCCAGCGAAACGCAAAAAACAGCGAATTGCAAAGCAATTATTAACAATATGCCAAACCCCCCGAAGTTGCAACACGGAGGAGCGCAGGCATATTATATGCCCCTGACTGACTTAGTACAAATGCCCCCCTTAACTTCGTTTGAAAGCAAAGAAGCCTATTTTTCAACTTTGTTTCATGAGTATGCACACGCCACAGGACACCCGAAGCGATTAAACCGCTTAGAGATTGCAACGTCAGGAAAGAGTTTTTTCGGTTCAGAAGATTACAGCAAAGAAGAGTTAACCGCAGAACTGACAGCTTCTTTTCTCTGCAATATTGCAGGCATTGAAAACGCCCGACTAATAGAAAACTCTGCCGCTTATATCGCTAATTGGCTGCAAAAATTGCGCAATGACAAGCGCATGATTATTACAGCCGCACAGCAAGCCAAGCGAGCCACAGAATACATTTTAGCCAACAATATAACCCCAACCGCAGACGATGCCAGCCCCGACGAGAGTAATTAA
- a CDS encoding LamG domain-containing protein, with translation MNKYLSYPELPQVSGVDNPAAGFARLYMHEDGTVRRRNPDGSEVIYRPFTVGLDGNSLQRLAEVFQDYGTFVTQSAPLGSTTSSNTFSTVKENGIYGVRQLATSGTFTSGSITFSSGAEITDSDGYVIFRFRIRFVNNGLKKTSIFGFSTTGVTYSNTSILPTNAAGFWFNFDNPAAPVVEIMTAAANIRTRTAILCNPYNWNTYEIRTKAGGIDFYLNDVLVGTITTNIPTVALQIAHFGHQENPSAGTAILRIDYYYIAPNL, from the coding sequence ATGAATAAATATCTGTCTTATCCCGAACTTCCACAAGTTAGCGGCGTGGACAACCCAGCTGCCGGCTTTGCACGCTTGTACATGCACGAAGATGGCACTGTGCGCAGGCGTAATCCGGATGGTAGTGAGGTGATTTACAGGCCGTTCACAGTCGGTCTTGATGGCAATTCACTGCAACGACTGGCAGAGGTCTTTCAGGATTACGGAACTTTCGTAACGCAGTCTGCGCCGTTAGGTTCTACAACTTCATCTAATACTTTCAGCACAGTTAAAGAGAATGGTATTTATGGCGTGCGCCAGTTGGCTACATCCGGTACTTTTACCTCAGGTAGTATCACGTTTTCTTCAGGAGCAGAAATAACAGATTCGGATGGATATGTAATTTTTAGATTTCGCATCCGATTTGTTAATAACGGCTTAAAAAAAACAAGCATTTTCGGTTTCTCGACCACAGGTGTAACCTACAGCAATACAAGCATACTCCCGACTAATGCAGCAGGCTTTTGGTTTAATTTTGACAATCCTGCTGCACCTGTTGTAGAAATTATGACTGCTGCTGCAAATATCAGAACCCGAACAGCGATTTTATGTAATCCTTACAACTGGAATACATATGAAATAAGAACAAAGGCTGGTGGAATTGATTTTTATTTGAATGATGTATTGGTAGGCACAATTACTACCAATATTCCTACTGTAGCGCTACAAATTGCTCATTTTGGGCATCAGGAGAATCCATCTGCCGGTACAGCTATTCTAAGGATAGATTATTATTACATAGCACCAAACTTATGA
- a CDS encoding helix-turn-helix domain-containing protein, with protein sequence MNTLENNIRTLCNAQGISLTELGKKAGIAHSTLFHVMRRGNGQQRIIQKLAVALGVTPERLLGTHIKIETDSFNLTDYDKDRYIAFLEKEVEFLKGLLSDQMSYLKLAADSQPEAVIIPMNRAADYQPAKAV encoded by the coding sequence ATGAATACATTAGAGAACAACATCAGGACGCTTTGTAACGCTCAAGGAATAAGCCTTACAGAGCTTGGAAAGAAGGCAGGTATAGCGCATAGCACGCTATTTCATGTAATGAGAAGAGGCAACGGACAGCAAAGAATCATTCAAAAGCTCGCTGTTGCATTAGGGGTTACGCCTGAAAGACTATTAGGTACTCATATCAAAATTGAAACTGACAGTTTCAATTTGACAGACTATGACAAAGACAGATACATTGCATTTCTGGAAAAGGAAGTAGAGTTTCTCAAGGGGTTGCTATCCGACCAGATGTCTTATCTAAAGCTCGCGGCTGATAGTCAACCCGAGGCGGTCATTATTCCGATGAATAGGGCTGCTGATTATCAGCCTGCCAAAGCCGTATAG
- a CDS encoding S49 family peptidase → MIQLMRDIASAEWAIEPHFAEQILNQLMAEQYTFEPLADESRDTVRLGAHLAKVRAKSFYQCESTAIISIKDVISYEDDWCGKPGSQTMCGYIAEAVEDASVETILLLLDTPGGMVKGTQTLAEAVAEARKTKPVKALVTGMAASAGYFIASAASEIMVAEPSSQLGSIGVMVTLADYTKMQAENGIKVHRIYAEQSPDKGKSYEDALKGRYKALQEETLNPMAQNFIDFVRRMRPQVSEEALTGRLFVANAAMQMGLADGYATLDSILKSTNKSSSNFKSTTMTWKSITSVFGWEPKADQNGATIPNSELDRMDAKAAELLQLQNNIAQAQERIAAQDAEIAALQEQLAQANAAAASAKNELENVRREVATQIVGREAATESAPVVTAADVMEQEPKHEYAGSDWAKNMMQ, encoded by the coding sequence ATGATTCAACTCATGCGCGATATAGCTTCGGCAGAATGGGCGATAGAACCGCACTTTGCCGAGCAAATACTAAATCAGCTCATGGCAGAGCAATACACATTTGAGCCTCTTGCCGACGAGTCCCGCGATACTGTTCGCCTGGGTGCGCACCTGGCAAAAGTTCGCGCCAAATCCTTTTATCAGTGCGAAAGCACGGCTATCATCAGCATCAAAGATGTCATCAGTTATGAAGACGACTGGTGCGGAAAGCCGGGCAGCCAAACCATGTGCGGCTACATTGCTGAAGCGGTAGAAGATGCTTCGGTAGAAACAATCCTTTTGTTGTTAGACACTCCGGGCGGCATGGTCAAGGGTACTCAAACCCTTGCCGAAGCCGTCGCAGAAGCGCGTAAGACAAAGCCTGTCAAAGCGCTTGTTACAGGGATGGCCGCATCGGCAGGCTATTTCATTGCTTCGGCTGCTTCTGAAATCATGGTCGCCGAGCCAAGCTCACAGCTGGGCAGTATCGGGGTAATGGTAACGCTTGCTGATTATACCAAAATGCAGGCGGAAAACGGCATTAAGGTTCACCGCATTTACGCAGAGCAATCACCTGATAAGGGTAAGTCTTATGAAGATGCGCTCAAGGGCAGGTACAAGGCCTTACAGGAAGAAACCCTCAACCCGATGGCGCAGAATTTCATTGACTTCGTGCGCCGCATGCGTCCACAGGTCAGTGAGGAAGCCCTGACCGGGCGTTTGTTCGTCGCAAATGCCGCTATGCAAATGGGCCTTGCCGATGGCTACGCCACGCTTGACAGTATTTTAAAATCCACAAATAAATCATCGTCAAATTTCAAATCAACTACCATGACCTGGAAGTCAATTACCTCTGTATTCGGCTGGGAGCCGAAGGCAGACCAAAACGGCGCGACCATCCCAAACAGTGAGCTGGACAGGATGGACGCAAAAGCCGCAGAGTTGCTGCAATTGCAGAACAATATTGCCCAAGCGCAGGAGCGCATTGCCGCGCAAGATGCTGAAATCGCAGCCTTGCAGGAGCAACTGGCACAGGCTAATGCAGCCGCTGCAAGTGCTAAAAACGAGCTTGAAAACGTCCGCAGAGAGGTTGCCACGCAGATTGTGGGCAGGGAAGCCGCTACTGAATCCGCGCCAGTGGTTACCGCCGCCGATGTGATGGAGCAAGAGCCAAAGCATGAGTATGCAGGCAGCGACTGGGCAAAAAACATGATGCAGTAA
- a CDS encoding phage integrase SAM-like domain-containing protein, whose translation MLYVLFRARARQFGKVSIYCRITLNSERASEFFTGITCQKNEWEQQKQRVRGNEPANEVLRQIAQDVRAVLNRMLYAGEQPNAQSLRDTFLNKGERSLPTISEVLEQLLDSVETNNELAERTKRKYETGVRKIQAFIRQTRQEALPAAQVGKDFAERYALHLRDKVGNSRNTIAKEMEILRAAVRPHQDVPLQGFTYSRRKPAPPAFLTAEEVERIATHRFASERLQQVADLFLFQIGTGLAYCDMAKFNADIHLKRAGGEVYLYMPRQKSPTDAAVVPLCERTLGLLTKYANLLPVISLAKYNSYLKEVGEIVGIGQKLTTHLARKTAGHLWLASGLSYEQVAFRLGHSKIETTRQYYARLRLAV comes from the coding sequence ATGCTTTACGTGCTTTTTCGTGCACGCGCAAGACAATTCGGCAAAGTGAGTATTTACTGCCGTATCACGCTCAATTCAGAGCGAGCATCGGAGTTTTTTACGGGCATTACGTGCCAGAAAAACGAATGGGAGCAGCAAAAGCAGCGTGTTCGTGGTAACGAACCTGCCAATGAGGTGCTGCGGCAAATTGCGCAGGATGTTCGTGCCGTTCTCAACCGTATGCTGTACGCAGGCGAACAACCGAATGCCCAAAGCCTGCGAGATACCTTTTTGAACAAAGGAGAGCGCAGCCTGCCTACCATCAGCGAAGTGCTGGAGCAATTGCTGGATAGCGTAGAAACAAACAATGAGCTTGCAGAGCGGACAAAGCGCAAATACGAAACAGGCGTAAGAAAAATTCAGGCTTTTATCCGCCAAACGCGGCAGGAAGCACTGCCGGCAGCACAGGTGGGCAAAGACTTTGCGGAAAGATACGCTTTGCACCTGCGAGATAAGGTCGGGAACAGCCGTAATACCATAGCCAAAGAAATGGAAATACTGCGGGCAGCCGTCCGTCCGCATCAGGATGTGCCACTGCAAGGATTCACTTACTCGCGCCGAAAACCTGCACCGCCTGCCTTTTTGACTGCGGAAGAGGTAGAGCGCATAGCGACGCATCGTTTCGCTTCAGAGCGCTTGCAACAGGTAGCAGACTTGTTTTTGTTCCAAATAGGCACGGGGCTGGCCTATTGCGATATGGCCAAATTCAATGCCGATATACACCTGAAAAGGGCAGGGGGGGAGGTTTACCTGTATATGCCACGCCAAAAGTCCCCGACTGATGCCGCCGTGGTTCCGCTGTGCGAGCGTACCCTTGGGCTACTCACTAAATACGCCAACCTGCTGCCCGTTATCAGTCTGGCCAAATACAACAGCTACCTGAAAGAAGTAGGGGAGATTGTCGGTATCGGGCAAAAGCTCACCACGCACCTTGCCCGAAAAACGGCAGGGCACTTGTGGCTGGCATCCGGCCTGAGCTATGAGCAGGTGGCCTTCCGGCTGGGGCATTCAAAAATTGAAACCACGCGGCAATATTACGCGAGGCTGCGGCTGGCAGTATAG
- a CDS encoding DNA adenine methylase, with product MKTPITYYGGKQKLAREIVSMMPKHEQYVEPFFGGGAVFFAKPPSNHEVINDLNGDVINFWQVLKTDFSKLKTKIDATLHSESQHRLAKEILKTVKGDKVARAWAFWVQTNMSFTAKIGGGFAFDNLGQTTKRIKNKSENFTKELSDRLRRVEIFCRDAVDLIKLKDSKTTFFYCDPPYVSSEQGHYKGYTEADFKNLLDALARIKGKFLLSSYNETILRKYKAKYGWKQKKKTQIISAHKDRLKNVKYKVEVLTWNY from the coding sequence ATGAAAACGCCGATAACTTACTATGGTGGTAAGCAAAAGCTGGCGCGTGAAATTGTCAGCATGATGCCTAAGCATGAACAATATGTTGAACCTTTCTTTGGGGGGGGCGCAGTATTTTTTGCCAAACCTCCATCAAATCATGAAGTAATCAACGACCTCAACGGCGATGTAATCAATTTTTGGCAGGTGCTGAAAACCGATTTTTCAAAACTCAAAACTAAAATTGATGCCACGCTGCACAGTGAATCGCAGCACCGATTGGCAAAAGAAATATTGAAAACTGTCAAAGGAGATAAAGTTGCCCGTGCGTGGGCATTTTGGGTGCAAACGAATATGAGTTTCACTGCCAAAATAGGCGGAGGATTCGCTTTTGATAATTTAGGGCAAACAACTAAGAGAATTAAAAATAAGTCGGAAAATTTCACAAAAGAATTATCCGACCGACTGCGTCGCGTGGAAATATTTTGTCGCGATGCGGTTGATTTAATCAAACTGAAAGACAGCAAAACAACCTTTTTTTATTGCGACCCTCCGTATGTTTCATCTGAACAAGGACATTACAAAGGCTACACGGAAGCAGACTTTAAAAATCTATTAGATGCGCTGGCACGCATCAAAGGTAAATTTTTACTGTCTTCTTATAACGAAACCATCCTGCGCAAGTACAAGGCCAAGTACGGCTGGAAGCAAAAGAAAAAAACGCAGATTATCTCTGCGCACAAAGACAGGCTCAAAAATGTAAAATACAAAGTGGAGGTACTGACATGGAATTATTAA
- a CDS encoding peptidoglycan-binding domain-containing protein: MKKDNKKTLVLIAIIVLLILAGYTALASKKQTHPNESPFNPSPTPSPYPFPSGGGGSSSGGGISSGGGGNTNWTASGCQNNFSSRTEYVKALQTYLNTDARFYGSQKLAVDGIYGAKTDAASRRAMDVLKIDAGQLACKVAFHAGRITLPLPY, translated from the coding sequence ATGAAAAAAGATAATAAAAAAACCCTTGTCCTGATAGCAATCATTGTTTTGTTAATCTTGGCAGGATATACGGCTTTGGCTTCAAAAAAACAAACGCATCCTAACGAAAGCCCTTTTAATCCATCGCCCACACCATCTCCTTATCCTTTCCCTTCGGGCGGCGGCGGAAGCAGCAGTGGTGGTGGAATTAGTAGCGGTGGCGGCGGGAATACAAATTGGACTGCGTCGGGCTGTCAAAACAATTTCAGTTCTCGTACCGAATACGTCAAAGCGCTACAAACTTACCTAAACACCGATGCAAGATTTTACGGCAGCCAAAAGTTAGCTGTTGATGGCATATACGGTGCAAAAACAGATGCAGCCAGCCGCAGAGCAATGGATGTACTTAAAATTGATGCCGGACAGTTGGCTTGCAAAGTTGCCTTCCATGCCGGACGTATAACCTTACCTTTACCTTACTGA